The window CCGCTGTTGAAGATCTTCATTGCGCAGCAGGATTTTCCCGAAGCACCGCAGAAAAACACAAGGTTATTCCTGTTTGGCGCAGAGGGGATGAAGGCCACCGGTGTCGTCCCAACTAATTGTTGAGTACTTGACCCTCCATTTCGGCGGCGTCACGGCTCTTACCGGGGTTTGCCTGGAGGTGAACGCGGGCGAGATTGCGGCCGTGATCGGGCCGAACGGGGCTGGAAAGACCAGCCTTTTGAACTGCATCAGCGGCCTCTACCGTCCGCACGAGGGCCGGCTGTTGTTCGAAGAACAGGACATCACCGGCACTGCTCCCCACCGGCGCGCCGAACTCGGCATCGGCCGCACTTTTCAGAACATAGAGCTTTTCAAACATATGACGGTGCTCGAGAATCTGATGCTGGGCCGGCACATCCACATGAAATCGGGCCTTTTGAGCGGGGGACTGTTTTGGGGCCCGGCCCGGCGCGAAGAAGAACTGCACCGCAGACGGGTTGAGGAGATCATCGATTTCCTGGAGATCGAGAGCATCCGGCACAAGGCGGTGGGCACGCTGGCCTACGGGCTGCAGAAGCGTGTCGAGCTGGGCCGGGCCCTGGCTCTGGAACCACGGCTTTTGCTGCTGGATGAGCCCATGGCCGGAATGAACCTGGAAGAAAAGGAAGACATGGCCCGCTTCATCCTGGACGTCGCCGAGGAGTGGGGCACCACCCTGATTCTGATCGAGCACGACATGGGCGTGGTCATGGATATTTCGGACCGGGTGGCCGTACTGGACTTCGGGCGTAAAATCGCGGAGGGCACCCCGGAAGAAGTCCAACAAAATCCCCTGGTAATCAGGGCGTATCTTGGCAAGCAGTAGTCCACAAAGGATGAAGTTCTCGATGCTGGAAGACACCCTTCCCAAACTTCTGATACGCAACGCGGCCCGGTTCCGGCACAAGGCGGCCCTTAGGGAGAAGGAGTTCGGCGTCTGGCAGCCGGTCACCTGGGCGGAGTATCTGGGCCACGTGGAGCGGTTTGCGCTCGGCCTAGCCGCGCTGGGCTTTTCCAGGGGCGACAAGGTGGCGATCATCGGCGACAACCGTCCGGAATGGGTCTACGCCGAACTCGGTGCCCAGGCGCTGGGCGGGGTGGCGGTGGGGGTCTATCAGGACAGCCTGCCCCGTGAGATCGCCTACGTAATCGACCACTGCGACGCCCGGATAATCGTGGTCGAGGACCAGGAACAAGTCGATAAGCTTTTAGAGATCAAAGAAGATATGCCCAAGGTCGAAAGAGTCATCCACTACGACCCCAAGGGTATGAAGAACTACCGCGATCCCCTGTTGCTTTCCTTCACGGCGGTGGAGGCCGAGGGCGAGAGATTCGGCCGGGAAAACCCGGGCTATTTCGACCGGGAGGTCCGGGCCGGCACCGGGGGCGACACGGCCATAATCGCCTATACTTCCGGCACCACCGGCCTGCCCAAGGGCAGCGTGCTGACCCACGCGAACCTGCTCCGGATGGCGCAGAGCCTTTTGTCGGTGGATCCGCTCACGTCGGACGACGAGTTTCTCTCCTTCCTGCCCCTGGCCTGGGTGGGTGAACAGATGATGTCCATCTCCGCCGCGCTCTGGTCGGGAATGACGGTAAACTATCCCGAAGAACCCGAAACGGTTCAGGCGAACCTGAAGGAGATCGGTCCGCACGTGATGTTCTCCCCGCCCCGCATCTGGGAGGACATGGTGTCCAAGGTACAGGTGAGGCTGGACGATGCCGACCGGTTCAAGCGGCTGGTCTCGCGGGCGTTCATGCTTGCGGGCTACCGGATGGCCGACTGCCGGTTCCACGGGGTGCGCCCCGGCATCGGCCTCAAACTCGCCTACCTGCTGGGCGAGTTGTTGGTTTTCAGCGCCATCAAGGATCACCTGGGTTTGGTGAACCTGAAGCGGGCCTACACCGGCGGCGCCGCGCTGGGGCCGGATGTGTTCCGGTTCTTTCACGCCCTGGGGGTCAACCTGAAGCAAATCTACGGCCAGACCGAAATCGCCGGAATATCGGTGGCGCACCGGGACGGGGAGGTCAAATTCAACACGGTCGGGCGGCCGATCCCGGAGACCGAGATCCGCATCAGTCCGGACGGCGAGATTGTTTCGCGCAGCCCGAGCGTATTCGCCGGTTACTATAAAAACGACGCGGCCACCGCCGAGACCCTCAGGGACGGCTGGCTCCATTCCGGGGATGCGGGCTACCTGGACGAAGACGGGCACCTGGTGGTCATCGACCGCGTGAAGGACGTGATGCGCCTGGCGGACGGCACTATTTTCTCGCCGCAGTTCCTGGAGAACAAGATGAAGTTCAGCCCGTACATCAAGGAAGCGGTGGTCCTGGGGCGGGATCGGGCGTACGTGGTCGCGCTTCTGAACATCCAGATGGGTAACGTCGGGATGTGGGCCGAGCGGCGGCAAATTCCCTACACCACTTACGTGGACCTGACCCAGAAAGCACAAGTGCTCGAGCTGCTCGCGCAAGAGGTGCGCAAGGCAAACGAGGACGTCCCGGCGGCGGTCCGCGTTAAGAAATTCGTGGTGCTGCACAAGGAACTGGACGCCGACGACGAGGAGTTGACCCGCACCCGCAAGGTGCGGCGCGGTTTCATTTCCGAGAAGTACGGGGTGCTGGTGGAAGGCCTGTACAGCGGGGCCGGGGAGATTCCGATCGAGACCGAGGTGAAGTACCGGGACGGCCGGCAGGTGAAGATCAAGACCTCGCTCAAGGTGATGACCGCCAATGAATCGGGGGTGAAGGCGTGACGTTTTTTCTGCAGATTCTGATCACCGGCCTGGTGGTGGGTGCGGTCTACGCACTGGTCGCCTTCGGGTTTGTGCTGATCTACAAGTCGAGTGACGTGATCAACTTCGCCCAGGGTGAGTTCTTGCTGGTGGGGGCCTATGTGGCCTTGAGCCTGGTGGTGTTCTACCAGGTGCCTTTCCTGGCGGCCGTGGCCCTAACCCTGACCATGTGTGTGCTCTTGGGCGTGGTGGTCGAACGGCTGGTGCTGCGGCCGTTCATCGGGGAACGGGTTATTTCCGTGATTATGGCCACCCTCGGGCTGTCGCTCTTGATGCGCGGCCTCATCCAGATGATCTGGGGCACCGAGACCCGCACCTTCCCGGCGATCTTTCCGGACGCGCCGGTGCGGCTGGGAGAAGTGGCGGTTTCCCAGGTCTACCTCTGGTCCTTGGGCGTGGCCCTGGTGTTGCTGGCCGTGTTTACCGTGTTCTTCAAGTACTCCAGCACCGGCATCGTTATGCGGGCGGCGGCGGACGACCAGGCGGCGGCCCAGTCCATGGGCATCAGCGTCAAGCGGATCATCGCCGTCACCTGGGCGATCGCCGCGGTGGTGGCGGCCATCGGCGGTGTCCTGTTGGGGAACATCAACGGGGTGAACCCGTCCCTGGCCTACATCGGGCTGATGGTCCTGCCGGTCGTGATCCTGGGCGGGCTGGACAGTGTGCCCGGAGCGATCGTGGGCGGGTTCACCATCGGGCTGTTGGAAAGTCTCGCCGGAGGCTACCTGGACCCGCTCTTTGGGGGCGACGTCAAGGAAGTCGTGCCGTTTGTCGTGCTCCTGGTGGTGCTGATGGTCAGGCCGTACGGCTTATTCGGCAAGGAAATCATCGAAAGGGTGTAGCGCGCCTTGCGCATGAGAAACCCCCTGGTAATGGACTGCGGTGTCTTTACCTCGAACTACCGGGAGGACATGGCCATCCTGCACCACCCCGGGGCCAAGCTCAAGGTGCTGGTGGTACTGGTCTTCTTCCTGGCTTTGCCGTTCATGGTCAACGCTTACTACGTCAGCGTGGTCAATCTGATCGGCATCGCCATTATCGGCGCGGTCGGGCTCAACATCCTGGTCGGTTTCACCGGCCAGATTTCCATCGGCCACGGGGCGTTCATGGGTGTGGGCGCCTACGCAGCCGGCATGATGACCGCCACTTTGGGCTGGTCCTTCTGGATCGCCCTGCCGGCCGGCGGTCTGGCCGCCGCCTTGGTCGGGGGCCTGTTCGGCATCCCGTCGCTGAGGCTGAAAGGTCTTTATTTGGCCATTGCCACGCTGGCCGCCCAGGTGATCATCGAATTCGGCATCATTCACTGGCCGGCTCTCACCCGCGGGCCCGCGGGGATGGTGCTTCCGGCACCCACCGTCGGCGGCCTGGTGCTGAACGACGACACCACTTTCTACTACCTGATCCTGGCTATCACCGTCGGGGCCGTCGTGTTCGCCCTAAACCTATTCCGTACCAGAACGGGGCGCGCTTTCATGGCGGTGCGCGACCGCGACCTGGCGGCGTCGGTGATGGGCATCAACCTGTTCAAGTACAAGGTCGCCGCGTTTGCCGTGAGTTCCTTCTACGCCGGGATCGCCGGGGCGTTGTGGGGACACTACCTGGGGGTGATCAGCCCCGAGTACTTCACGATCAAGGTGTCGATCCTGTTCCTGGCCATGATCATCATCGGCGGATTGGGCAGCGTGATGGGCGCCATCTACGGGGCCTGCTTCATGACGCTTTTGCCCATTTTCCTCCGGGAGACCGCGGACTACTTCGGCGGCGGTCTCGGGGGGTTGACGCACATCATGCTGGCCATGCAGGAAGCGGTCTTCGGCCTGCTGATCATCCTGTTCCTGATTTTTGAACCGGAAGGCTTGGCCAAAATGTGGCGGAAGGTCAAAGATTATTTTAAGCTGTGGCCGTACTCTTACTGAGGAGGGATGCTCGAGAGAAACCGGGTGGCCGGCTTTAGAGAAGTCATCTATTTTTTTGGAGGGGGAAGCAATGAAGAAGCGGGGATTGGCAGTGATCTGTTTGCTGCTGGCCGCGGCACTGCTGGCCGGCGGCTGCGGCGGCGGCAGTGCGCCTCCGGCGGAAACCAAAAAGGAAATCGTCATCGGGGGAATTATCGACTTGACCGGGCCCACCGGGGACGTGGGCAGTCCATTCCATGACGGCGCCCAAGCCTATTTTAAGTACTTAAACGGCAAGGGCGGCCTCGACGGCCATCCGGTACGTCTGGAGGCGATCGACTATGCGTACGAGATCAAGCGGGCCCAGGAGGCATACAACAAACTGGTAAAGAGCACCGGCGTGCCCGCCATCCTCGGCTGGGGCACGGGTGACACCGACGCCCTGAAGGGCTTTGTGGCCAAAGACGAGATCCCGTACCTGTCCGGTTCGTATTCCGAGTACCTGACGGATATCGAAGCCTGCCCGTACAACTTCGTGCTGGCGGCGAGCTACTCCGACCAAGCCCGCATTGCGCTGAAGTGGGCCAAGGATAACTGGCCGGAGGCCCGGGCGCCGAAGCTCTCGTTCGTGTACAACAACACGCCGTTCGGGACCTCGCACCTGGAAGACGCCAAGTCGTTCGCCCAAGAGTTGGGGTTTGAACTGGTGGGGGACGAAGTGCTTGACCTGCGCACGCTCGACGCCACCACGCAGATGCTTAATCTAAAAAACAACGGCGCCGACTTCGCCATCATCCAGGGGACCTCCAACCTGGCGGCCACGGTCCTCAAGGACGCCCGGAAGCTGGAGGTCCCAACGCAGTTCATCGGCCTGAACTGGGCGTTCGACGAAAAGATCGTGCAACTGGCGGGCGTCGCGGCGAACGGCTACATCGGCGTGGTGCCGTTTGCGTTCCCGGGCGAGGACGTGGCCGGCATGGCCGACATTAAGGCCTACCTGGAATCCAAGGGCAAAGGTTTCGGGGACGTCAACCAGAAGTTCGTGCAGGGCTGGATGTCCGCCATGGTGATGCTCGAAGGCGTGCGCCTCTCCGGCGGCGACTTCACCGGGCCCGGCATCCGCAAGGGTTTGGAAAGCTTAAGCGGCTTCGACCCCGCCGGTTTGGGGGCGCCGGTCACCTTTACGTCCGAGAGTCACCGGGGCAGTGTCCACGCCCGGCTGGCCCAAGTGCAGGACGGGGGTATGGTGTACCTGACCGACTGGATCAGTTACAAGTAGACGAACGGCACGCGGGACGGCGGAAAGCCCCACCGTCCCGCGGGTTTTTCACGAAGGGGTGGGGGTGGCCTTGCTGGTGCTGAACAACGTGGAAGTAATCTACGACCACGTCATCCTGGTCTTGAAGGGGATGTCCCTGACCGTCCCCGAGGGGAAAATCGTCGCCCTCCTGGGGAGTAACGGGGCGGGCAAAACCACGACCCTGAAGGCGATTTCCGGGCTGCTCAAGTCGGAGAAGGGTCAGGTCACCGACGGGTTCATCGAGTTCGACGGTGCGCGGATCAGCGGCTTGGATCCGGAGATTATCGTCCGCAGGGGTATTTTTCAGGTGATGGAGGGGCGGAGGGTCTTCGAGCACTTAAACGTGGAAGAAAACCTGATCGCGGGGGCGTACACCCGCCGCGACCGCAAGCATATCCGCGCCGACATCGAACTGGTATACGATTACTTCCCCCGGCTGCGCGACTTAAGACACCGTACGGCCGGTTATCTTTCGGGGGGCGAACAGCAGATGCTGGCCATCGGCCGTGGCCTCTTGGCGCGCCCCCGCCTGATGCTGCTGGATGAACCGTCTCTGGGGTTGGCGCCGCTTTTGGTGCAGGAGATTTTCCGGATCATCAAGCGGATCAACCAGGAACAAGGGACCACCATCCTGGTGGTCGAACAAAACGCGAACGTGGCTCTGGGGATCGCCGACTACGGCTACATCATGGAAGGCGGCAAAATCGTGCTGGAGGGCGAGGTTGGCCGGCTGGTGGACAACGAGGACGTCCGCGAGTTCTACCTGGGCCTGTCGGACGTCGGCAAGCGCAAAAGTTACCGGGACGTCAAGCACTACAAACGACGCAAGAGGTGGTTGTCTTGAATTCTCTTCCCAAGTTCGTGCATGCCGCCTACGCCAAATCGCCCGCGGTGCGGGAGATATTTGCGGCGGCGGGCCTTCGGCCCGAGGACATCCGGTCCCGCGCCGACTTGGACCGGGTTCCCTTGCTGCGCAAAAGCGAGTTGGCCGGAAGGCAACGGTCGGCCCCTCCTTTCGGCGGGTTCCTGACCGTGCCGGAAGGCGAACTGCAGCGTATTTTTGTTTCCCCGGGTCCGATCTACGACCCCGAGGGGTCCGGCCCCGACTTCTGGCGTTGGGGCCAAGCGCTCCGAGCTGCGGGTTTTGCTCAGGGGGATATCGTTTTAAACACGTTTTCGTACCACCTGACTCCGGCGGGCATGATGTTCGACAATGCCCTGCGCCGGCTGGGATGCACCGTGATTCCGGCCGGTGTCGGCAATGCCGAGCTTCAGGTCCAAATCATGCGGGAGACCGGAGTCACCGGTTACATCGGGGTGCCTTCTTTCCTCTACACACTGGTGAAGAAGGCGCAGGAACTGGGGTGCCGGGGCGATATCCGGTTGCGCAAAGCCTGGGTGGCCGCCGAAAAACTTTTGGAGGGGTTGCGCTCTATTTTGGCTCAGGAGTTCGGCATTGAGGTGTTCCAGGGATACGGCACGGCTGATTTGGGCTGTGTGGCTTATGAGTGTCCGGCGCGGAGCGGTTTTCACCTGGCCCAAGGGGTTATCGTCCAGGTGGTTGATCCGGAGACGGGTCGGGCGCTCACGCCCGAACAGCCCGGCGAGGTGGTGGTCACACTGCTGGAGCCCACCTACCCCCTGCTTCGTTTCGGCACCGGGGATCTGGGGGCGTTGACGAATGCGGCCTGCCCCTGTGGTCGGCCGGGCGAGCGGCTGACCGGCATTTTGGGCCGCACCGCGGACGGGGTCAAGGTGAAGGGTCTTTTCCTGTACCCGCACCAGGTCGAAGAACTGCGGTCCCGGTGCGCCGGGGTCCGGTTTCTTCAGGCCCAAATCAGCCGGGTGGATTTTCGCGATGTTCTTACCTTGAAGATCGAACTGGAGCCGGACCGGGACGCCGCCGGGGCGTCGGCGGCGGTAGCCCGGCAGGCCAAGGAAATACTGAGATTCACCTGCGGGGTGGAAACAGTGCCGACCGGAACCTTCAGTGAGGCCGACCGCAATATCCTGGACACTCGCACCTGGGAATAGCCCCCCGAAAATCTCGCCACTGTCCGCCATCGACGACTTCTGCCGCCAGGCCCTTGACTCGGGTTTGGCGGAAATCCGCTTTGCGCCGCATGTTGGGGCCGGTCCCGTCCGCAAAGGCGTTGCCGGATTGGTGAGGCGGCCCGGGAAGCCGCATTCCGTAGGCGATCATGCCTGGTTGGAACCGTATTTCCGGGACCTCTTTTTTTGTCGGGTCCGACGCGTACCGTCGGCCCGAACCGGCATCCGGACCGGACAGAGCGCAAGAGCAACCAGATAAACGCAAAGCTCTTAG of the Bacillota bacterium genome contains:
- a CDS encoding branched-chain amino acid ABC transporter permease — encoded protein: MTFFLQILITGLVVGAVYALVAFGFVLIYKSSDVINFAQGEFLLVGAYVALSLVVFYQVPFLAAVALTLTMCVLLGVVVERLVLRPFIGERVISVIMATLGLSLLMRGLIQMIWGTETRTFPAIFPDAPVRLGEVAVSQVYLWSLGVALVLLAVFTVFFKYSSTGIVMRAAADDQAAAQSMGISVKRIIAVTWAIAAVVAAIGGVLLGNINGVNPSLAYIGLMVLPVVILGGLDSVPGAIVGGFTIGLLESLAGGYLDPLFGGDVKEVVPFVVLLVVLMVRPYGLFGKEIIERV
- a CDS encoding AMP-binding protein, whose translation is MLEDTLPKLLIRNAARFRHKAALREKEFGVWQPVTWAEYLGHVERFALGLAALGFSRGDKVAIIGDNRPEWVYAELGAQALGGVAVGVYQDSLPREIAYVIDHCDARIIVVEDQEQVDKLLEIKEDMPKVERVIHYDPKGMKNYRDPLLLSFTAVEAEGERFGRENPGYFDREVRAGTGGDTAIIAYTSGTTGLPKGSVLTHANLLRMAQSLLSVDPLTSDDEFLSFLPLAWVGEQMMSISAALWSGMTVNYPEEPETVQANLKEIGPHVMFSPPRIWEDMVSKVQVRLDDADRFKRLVSRAFMLAGYRMADCRFHGVRPGIGLKLAYLLGELLVFSAIKDHLGLVNLKRAYTGGAALGPDVFRFFHALGVNLKQIYGQTEIAGISVAHRDGEVKFNTVGRPIPETEIRISPDGEIVSRSPSVFAGYYKNDAATAETLRDGWLHSGDAGYLDEDGHLVVIDRVKDVMRLADGTIFSPQFLENKMKFSPYIKEAVVLGRDRAYVVALLNIQMGNVGMWAERRQIPYTTYVDLTQKAQVLELLAQEVRKANEDVPAAVRVKKFVVLHKELDADDEELTRTRKVRRGFISEKYGVLVEGLYSGAGEIPIETEVKYRDGRQVKIKTSLKVMTANESGVKA
- a CDS encoding ABC transporter substrate-binding protein — encoded protein: MKKRGLAVICLLLAAALLAGGCGGGSAPPAETKKEIVIGGIIDLTGPTGDVGSPFHDGAQAYFKYLNGKGGLDGHPVRLEAIDYAYEIKRAQEAYNKLVKSTGVPAILGWGTGDTDALKGFVAKDEIPYLSGSYSEYLTDIEACPYNFVLAASYSDQARIALKWAKDNWPEARAPKLSFVYNNTPFGTSHLEDAKSFAQELGFELVGDEVLDLRTLDATTQMLNLKNNGADFAIIQGTSNLAATVLKDARKLEVPTQFIGLNWAFDEKIVQLAGVAANGYIGVVPFAFPGEDVAGMADIKAYLESKGKGFGDVNQKFVQGWMSAMVMLEGVRLSGGDFTGPGIRKGLESLSGFDPAGLGAPVTFTSESHRGSVHARLAQVQDGGMVYLTDWISYK
- a CDS encoding AMP-binding protein, encoding MNSLPKFVHAAYAKSPAVREIFAAAGLRPEDIRSRADLDRVPLLRKSELAGRQRSAPPFGGFLTVPEGELQRIFVSPGPIYDPEGSGPDFWRWGQALRAAGFAQGDIVLNTFSYHLTPAGMMFDNALRRLGCTVIPAGVGNAELQVQIMRETGVTGYIGVPSFLYTLVKKAQELGCRGDIRLRKAWVAAEKLLEGLRSILAQEFGIEVFQGYGTADLGCVAYECPARSGFHLAQGVIVQVVDPETGRALTPEQPGEVVVTLLEPTYPLLRFGTGDLGALTNAACPCGRPGERLTGILGRTADGVKVKGLFLYPHQVEELRSRCAGVRFLQAQISRVDFRDVLTLKIELEPDRDAAGASAAVARQAKEILRFTCGVETVPTGTFSEADRNILDTRTWE
- a CDS encoding branched-chain amino acid ABC transporter permease; translated protein: MRNPLVMDCGVFTSNYREDMAILHHPGAKLKVLVVLVFFLALPFMVNAYYVSVVNLIGIAIIGAVGLNILVGFTGQISIGHGAFMGVGAYAAGMMTATLGWSFWIALPAGGLAAALVGGLFGIPSLRLKGLYLAIATLAAQVIIEFGIIHWPALTRGPAGMVLPAPTVGGLVLNDDTTFYYLILAITVGAVVFALNLFRTRTGRAFMAVRDRDLAASVMGINLFKYKVAAFAVSSFYAGIAGALWGHYLGVISPEYFTIKVSILFLAMIIIGGLGSVMGAIYGACFMTLLPIFLRETADYFGGGLGGLTHIMLAMQEAVFGLLIILFLIFEPEGLAKMWRKVKDYFKLWPYSY
- a CDS encoding ABC transporter ATP-binding protein codes for the protein MLVLNNVEVIYDHVILVLKGMSLTVPEGKIVALLGSNGAGKTTTLKAISGLLKSEKGQVTDGFIEFDGARISGLDPEIIVRRGIFQVMEGRRVFEHLNVEENLIAGAYTRRDRKHIRADIELVYDYFPRLRDLRHRTAGYLSGGEQQMLAIGRGLLARPRLMLLDEPSLGLAPLLVQEIFRIIKRINQEQGTTILVVEQNANVALGIADYGYIMEGGKIVLEGEVGRLVDNEDVREFYLGLSDVGKRKSYRDVKHYKRRKRWLS
- a CDS encoding ABC transporter ATP-binding protein is translated as MSSQLIVEYLTLHFGGVTALTGVCLEVNAGEIAAVIGPNGAGKTSLLNCISGLYRPHEGRLLFEEQDITGTAPHRRAELGIGRTFQNIELFKHMTVLENLMLGRHIHMKSGLLSGGLFWGPARREEELHRRRVEEIIDFLEIESIRHKAVGTLAYGLQKRVELGRALALEPRLLLLDEPMAGMNLEEKEDMARFILDVAEEWGTTLILIEHDMGVVMDISDRVAVLDFGRKIAEGTPEEVQQNPLVIRAYLGKQ